The Engraulis encrasicolus isolate BLACKSEA-1 chromosome 11, IST_EnEncr_1.0, whole genome shotgun sequence nucleotide sequence acactgcacattctacctgcactaacacacacacacacacacacacacacacacacacacacacacacacacacacacacacacacacacacacacacgtgttgctgCTGCTTATCATGTCTGTATGCTtgaatgactgtgcctactgaAAAAAAAGTTACCAACCTAGGTAAATAatatacaacacatttttttttagctcTGATTCAAACTGTGTTATTTATCTCTATGCGCCAATACTACTGCCCCTTTTAGAATGTCGTACTAATACGGTGCAAATATTGCACATTTCAAATTACTCACTTTATTGCCTATtaatatttcacaatgctaccaTCACTATGTCAGAATTGTTACAATAGGACATTAttaaaaatgcacaacaatacatcATTTTAATATGTCCCTCTGTATGTTTTCTGTCTGAATGTGTATTGTTGGCCTATAGAAGGATAGCCTACTCTAGgcgtatgtgtaggcctactgtctatgTCTACTGTCTATGTCAATAAAGAATGTCTGCATGGAAagtaatgaaaaataattttaattctTTATTGCATATGACCAGTATTCGTGGAAAAAACCTAGACTGTCCTAAAAGCTACCAAAGTGACACAGCAATAATTCTGACACATAGTAGGAACTATAAAATGTGTAGACTAACATTTGATTTTACCAAAAAGATATCGACTGATCATTTAATTAAGCGCATTTCAGATTAAACCAGCACGTGAAATAAATCAAAATTATTGTCCTCGATTCCCTCCAATACTCCAGATTTATTACAACATTGTTCGATCAGTTTGTTGAATTAATCACACAAATCATCTAATTTATTTTACTCAAGTTATTTGGAGAGAGAAGCGCTTCCGGGTCGTTGTGACCTTTCTATATGAGCCGATGCTGTGTCCTCCATTTCCTTCATTCCGCTGCTCCGCGAAACAACCGGCTGGTGGTGGAAGTCTAGCTTGTGTCAGGGAAATATGCTGTCGGTTCGCGTTGCTGCGGCTCTCGCCCGCACCCTTCCCCGTAGAGCCGCAATCGTAAGTATTCTAAACTGcacattgttttatttttcaaatATTCAGAAGATTTTCAGTCGCACACTTTCCTCTAAATGAATGTCATTCACTTGAATGACGAAGACAGTGTGCAGCAAGCGAACCGCCATCTTGCTCTGTGGGCCTGCTGCACGCGCGGCCTGTCAAGTGCAAAATGTTTCAGTTACGATTGCCGAAATTACAGATATCTGATCTGAACTTTCGTGTTTAGTGACTTAGATATGTTGTTGAATATGCCTCTCCACAATGGGTGTTGCAGCTACTGATATTGTGATGACTGACATCAAGCGCTGAAGGTCAGATGCTAACGTTAAACCGCTAACAGCTTGAGCTAGCTGACACTTGTGGGAGGAGGTGTCCAATGTTAACGTGTGTTGGTAAGCTAACGTTAGGAGGACAGTGTGTTCTATATTGACATTTGGAACAGTTCACGTGCTTAATAGTTTGATATATGAAGTTATTGGCGAATGTTGGGTGACATGACCTACTGACGCATGCTAATATATTTGAACTAAACCTTTATTTTGTGCACGACAGTTTTCGTTGTGTGCAGATGGATTAGCCTCAACATTAACTTTACATAGCAACCTTGTGGGGTAGTTAGCCTTCCTAGTGAAGAACGTCAGAACTAGCTTGCTTAGCAAGTGGTGCAGCTTATGACATTGGTTGGCTACTGTGTGCCACATTGGCTTTATTTAATGTCGTGTTTGCCTAGTCGCGTTTGCGCAGGACCTAGAGAGGATTGGAAACGTTGAAAGGTTAGGATTGGCGTTACCCTTTGGAATGGAGAAACGTGCCCTTGTTATGCTAAGATAATACAAACAGCTGAAGGTCGGTGTTGAGCACAATCTATTACTAGGCTCATACCACATTATTACTGCTGTTTCATAAACGCTTTACCCCtcgtgtctgtcttcctgtcaggTCCCCAAAAATGTTGCCGCTGCCTGCGTCGGAGCCAAAAATCTGCACACCACCAGACAATGGCAGGCGAAAACCGGTAGGTCATATTCACAAATGCGGTTCATGAGTCGATGTGTAACCTTTTTAAGTCTCATTTGGCCTTCAAGAATAGAATTGACAAAAGGCAATGTCAAAAGGTCACATTGCTTTCCTTAGCCGGGTGACAAGTTGGTGTGACTTTGCAGCTCAACAACTCTTCCTTTTTGAACACAGGCACAGCAGAGGTCTCCAGTATCCTGGAGGAGAAGATCCTGGGTGCTGACACAGGGGCTGAGCTAGAGGAGACGGGCCGTGTGCTGTCCATTGGTGACGGTATTGCCCGTGTGTATGGCCTTAGGAATGTGCAGGCAGAAGAGATGGTGGAGTTCTCTTCTGGCCTTAAGGTGAGCTGAATGCAGGAATTAATTGCCCCTTATCCAAGACTATAACCTCTTGTGCGTTTTTGAATGAAATGACACTCCTTTATTTGATAACCGGAGTTGAACATGTATTCTCTCCTCAGGGTATGTCTCTGAACTTGGAGCCCGACAACGTTGGTGTTGTGGTGTTCGGTAACGACAAACTGATCAAGGAGGGCGATATCGTGAAGCGTACCGGAGCCATCGTCGACGTGCCAGTCGGTGTGGAGCTGCTGGGCCGTGTGGTGGATGCCCTGGGTAACACCATCGACGGAAAGGCAAGTTGTGTATCGGAAAGACTAGCATGGATCAAATCAATTAATGATGTCTAACAATACATTTGATTTAAAAGGACGCTGTCCAGTATAATATGGGGTATACTAATTTTTGTGTTGTACACAGGGTCCCATTGGCTCAAACGAGCGCAGGCGTGTGGGTCTGAAGGCCCCTGGCATCATCCCCCGTATCTCTGTGAGGGAGCCCATGCAGACTGGAATCAAGGCCGTGGACAGCCTGGTGCCCATTGGCCGTGGTCAGCGTGAGCTGATCATCGGTGACAGACAGACTGGGTGAGTCAGTAATCGCAATTATGACAACACTGTGGATGCGAAGTTAAAGGCATCTTCCCCCTACTTTATTATACATTTATAATGATTCAAAACAAGATTGTACATCAAGCCAAAGTACTGCAGATGATTCATGCTTGCAATTATCTCTTGGTGTGCAGCAAAACCGCCATTGCCATCGACACAATCATCAACCAGAAGCGATTCAACGAAGGCACCGACGAGAAGGCCAAGCTGTACTGCATCTACGTCGCCATCGGCCAGAAGCGTTCCACAGTGGCCCAGCTGGTGAAGCGTCTGACCGACGCCGATGCCATGAAGTACACCATCGTGGTGTCTGCCACCGCCTCCGACGCCGCCCCCCTCCAGTACCTGGCCCCCTACTCCGGCTGCTCCATGGGAGAGTACTTCAGAGACAACGGCAAACACGCCCTGATCATCTATGATGACTTGTCCAAGCAGGTGTGTCTTAGTACTCTGGTACTCTTCTTTTGAGGAGGCCTTTTATTGTAGTTGAGTTTAGGTGATTGGTTGGTTTGTGCATGTCTGATTAGGCTTAATGGCATGCCTGTTTTAGAATGAAGTGGTATTCTGGAAGAGAATGGAAAACATTTAGTCATACACAGCACAATAAGATATTATTGCCTCCCTCCACGGTGCACACGAGTATAAAATGGTCATTACAAATAACAAGTAGACACCATTATAACTACTGCTGCAACTTTGTCTCCCCTACAGGCTGTTGCCTACCGTCAGATGTCTCTGCTGCTGCGTCGTCCCCCCGGTCGTGAGGCCTACCCCGGTGATGTGTTCTACCTGCATTCCCGTCTGCTCGAACGTGCTGCTAAGATGAACGAGAACTTCGGTGGTGGATCCCTGACTGCCCTGCCTGTCATTGAGACCCAGGCCGGTGATGTGTCCGCCTACATCCCCACAAACGTCATTTCCATCACAGACGGACAGGTGAGATGCGCTTcaagactgtgcaatattttgTAGGATGGCGAAAATCAGGGACTTAGCATCAACTATTCGTATTCTAGGTTCAAACAATGATGGTATTTTTTTGGTTTGGTTGTTTTGGCAACATGTTTTCAGTGCAAAGAAGGTGTGTCTTAAATCATGCCTTTTCTCCTCCTCAGATCTTCTTGGAGACAGAGTTGTTCTACAAGGGTATCCGGCCAGCCATTAACGTGGGTCTGTCTGTGTCCCGTGTGGGTTCAGCTGCCCAGACCAGGGCTATGAAGCAGGTGTGCCTTTTCAACCTCCTCTCCATCATTTCCCTGATTAATATTACTGTTGAATACCATCCGCATTAGGTGTTGACTTGTCTTTTCTTGTCTGTACTAGGTTGCCGGTACCATGAAGCTGGAGCTGGCCCAGTACCGTGAGGTGGCCGCCTTCGCCCAGTTCGGTTCTGACTTGGACGCTGCCACCCAGCAGCTGCTGAACAGGGGTGTGCGTCTGACAGAGCTGCTGAAGCAGGGACAGTACAGTAAGTACACTCTGAACTTCTCATATTTAATTGATTTGGGTTCAACTTTGGATGTCTGCAGTGGGATAGAAGTGGCCCGCCAAAGTCTGAATTATTTTGACTGAAGGTATCAAACCTGTAGTATTATTTACAGAATAGCATTTGACATCCAAGTCCTCTTAGGTTAATAAAATTGGTTGACTATTTCGTAGGCCGATGTTATGAATGAACAGTAACTGGGTCGGCTACCGAGTTACAACTTTATCTTGTGGTGTGCTTTTCAGCTCCCATGGCCATTGAGGAGCAGGTCACAGTAATCTACGCCGGTGTGAGGGGGCATCTGGACAAGATGGAGCCCAGCAAAATCACAAAGTTCGAGAAGGCTTTCCTGGCACACGTTCTTAGCTCACAGCAGGACCTGCTTGCCGCCATCAGGTAAATCTTTGTTCGATACATTTTGGTGTTCCCTTTCCTTGTTCATTGTCATTTTTTTTGCTCGTCACCAGTGAATCTGACCTGAATCCGTTTTGTGCTTCACAGGGCCGACGGTAAGATCTCAGAGGCATCAGACGCTAAACTGAAGCAGATTGTCATcagcttcctgtccacctttgAAGCATAAAAAGTTTCCGCTCCTTGTCTTGTCCATATTTGCATAGTGCTCCACATGTATGTTTCTACCGacgtcaaaaaaaaaagaaagaagcacTTGGATCTTTAATGTACAGAAGTCTCCCGACAGAGAATAAAACATGTTCTACTCCTATAAAAATTGCTTTTTTTGTCATCAGTCCCATAAATTCTGTTTTGGAGTGATTCTTAATTTTGTCTTCAAAAGGCAGGCTGGCACACCTTCCTCAATGAACTCTTAAACTCTCTGCTGAATAAAGATTCCAAAGTGGTATGAAGTTTTGCGGTTCATTTCTTCACAAAAGTGGTTTCTACCGCAAGCGGTTCAAGTCTGGAATGTGATTTGTCTGCTGCTACTAACTAATGGAAAGGATTGTTTGCAAATGGCTCTAATCTGCCCGGATTACATTTCTTTAGTGTTGGGCAACTCAAGCAGACCATGTTGTAAATCTGATGTGGATGCTAACCATGAGTAAAGGTATTAACTACCTGGTCATCCTACTGGAAATTATGAAACTTGCCAGAAATGAAGCTCAGCAAAATTATCTAAGTTCTTGCAAATGTGCACAATATTAAGGTTTAAAtaaggcaacatttattacaaaTTATTTCATAACGTGCAAGACAAAACATTGTGATAATACATGGACAAAACAATACATTGACAAAATGTGCGGTATAAAGTGAATCTTGAACTGAAACATCATTGAATGAAACAAACGTGCAAGTGCTCGAGAACAGTGTTAAATGCATGTGCTTGAACTGAAAAACATTGGCCAGAGAACAGTGAGGTAATGCGTTAACCACGCATTCTTACAGTGCGCAGCATCAGTGAAACGTGCAggtcgtgtgtgtgaatgttgtggTGACCCCCGATGCGCTCTTTAAAATCATTAAGACAAGTACAGATCAGACTCATATCCAGTACTGTTTGGGGGATATGCTCGGTCCATGAGAACGTGGAGGTGGTGGCTGGTTCTGCGTAATGTAGCTGGGGTTATAATAATCCCACTCCAACGCTGACGCCCACAGACCACCGCACATCGCCCCACTGTCTGCGGACAGGATGCGTAGTGACACACCTGCAAAGACAACACATCCAATTAAGTAGAACTACTGTCAGCACCGTTAGGCCTTCAAAATAAAATACACGCAAGTCATTCTGAATGTGTCGCCATGTGCCTTGCCTGCGCTTGCGCCAAAATCACTGTCCAGTCCAGGTCCTACGGCGGAACCCGCTGATGATCCTACGGATGCGATGAAATAGGAGTTCTCTGCCGGGATGCTACTGGCAACCTCACACTCCAGGTGTACCCGATCCACGGATCCGAATTCCACGTCACTGTGAGCGTCCACGGTACTGCTCTGACGCAGCGGCACATAACACTGAAACAGAAGAGTTTGGCACACTTGAGTTATGGTAAACTTTTTAAACAGTTTTATAGTAGACGTGAAAAAAATCATTGGTCTTACCTCTGGAACGGGTGAGTTTGGTGGCACGGTGTTGGCGCGTTCTAAGTCTGACTCGGTGGAGGGTGTAGGCTCCTGGACACTTCTTCGCCAGTCTACGGACTCCAGGGGGATTCTTTGCCACTCCACGGGCTTGCTAAAATACGCACGTGCTCGGCGTGGCAACCCCACAGGTGCCATGGAGGGGCTCGGCGCGCGCAGAGAGCCAGAACCGGCTAGAGTGGCTCCGTCCGGTTGTGTAGAACGCCGACGACCGGCCAAGAGCTCCTGCGACGAGGTGAGCGATGATGTGACAGGCATGGGCAAAAGCGGCCTGCGCATGGAGCCAGGAATCCTTCCATTTGGATACGCCAGTGATGGGCCATCGGAGAAGTGGGAGACTCTGTGGCGCGTGGATTGGAGAAGTGAGCACTCTGAGCTCGTGCGCACGTGAGTCTTGCTTCTAGCCAAAAGCAGCAATTTGTGCCCAAGCAACAGGCAATTCAGTAGCAACACCAGTAGTAAACAAGGCACTAGAAGGATAATGATAATTGTCAAACCCGGGATGCTCGTAGTCACTGGAGGTGTCGCAGACACTGGCTGATCCATGTCAGAACTTTCATATCACTGGGAATTGTGATTGGTGCACGAATTGTCCTTGCGGAGAACAGGTGCGCAA carries:
- the atp5fa1 gene encoding ATP synthase subunit alpha, mitochondrial is translated as MLSVRVAAALARTLPRRAAIVPKNVAAACVGAKNLHTTRQWQAKTGTAEVSSILEEKILGADTGAELEETGRVLSIGDGIARVYGLRNVQAEEMVEFSSGLKGMSLNLEPDNVGVVVFGNDKLIKEGDIVKRTGAIVDVPVGVELLGRVVDALGNTIDGKGPIGSNERRRVGLKAPGIIPRISVREPMQTGIKAVDSLVPIGRGQRELIIGDRQTGKTAIAIDTIINQKRFNEGTDEKAKLYCIYVAIGQKRSTVAQLVKRLTDADAMKYTIVVSATASDAAPLQYLAPYSGCSMGEYFRDNGKHALIIYDDLSKQAVAYRQMSLLLRRPPGREAYPGDVFYLHSRLLERAAKMNENFGGGSLTALPVIETQAGDVSAYIPTNVISITDGQIFLETELFYKGIRPAINVGLSVSRVGSAAQTRAMKQVAGTMKLELAQYREVAAFAQFGSDLDAATQQLLNRGVRLTELLKQGQYTPMAIEEQVTVIYAGVRGHLDKMEPSKITKFEKAFLAHVLSSQQDLLAAIRADGKISEASDAKLKQIVISFLSTFEA
- the hwa gene encoding protein huluwa isoform X1, with translation MDQPVSATPPVTTSIPGLTIIIILLVPCLLLVLLLNCLLLGHKLLLLARSKTHVRTSSECSLLQSTRHRVSHFSDGPSLAYPNGRIPGSMRRPLLPMPVTSSLTSSQELLAGRRRSTQPDGATLAGSGSLRAPSPSMAPVGLPRRARAYFSKPVEWQRIPLESVDWRRSVQEPTPSTESDLERANTVPPNSPVPEVRPMIFFTSTIKLFKKFTITQVCQTLLFQCYVPLRQSSTVDAHSDVEFGSVDRVHLECEVASSIPAENSYFIASVGSSAGSAVGPGLDSDFGASAGVSLRILSADSGAMCGGLWASALEWDYYNPSYITQNQPPPPRSHGPSISPKQYWI
- the hwa gene encoding protein huluwa isoform X2, with the protein product MDQPVSATPPVTTSIPGLTIIIILLVPCLLLVLLLNCLLLGHKLLLLARSKTHVRTSSECSLLQSTRHRVSHFSDGPSLAYPNGRIPGSMRRPLLPMPVTSSLTSSQELLAGRRRSTQPDGATLAGSGSLRAPSPSMAPVGLPRRARAYFSKPVEWQRIPLESVDWRRSVQEPTPSTESDLERANTVPPNSPVPECYVPLRQSSTVDAHSDVEFGSVDRVHLECEVASSIPAENSYFIASVGSSAGSAVGPGLDSDFGASAGVSLRILSADSGAMCGGLWASALEWDYYNPSYITQNQPPPPRSHGPSISPKQYWI